A genomic region of Lytechinus pictus isolate F3 Inbred chromosome 2, Lp3.0, whole genome shotgun sequence contains the following coding sequences:
- the LOC129254890 gene encoding EF-hand calcium-binding domain-containing protein 5-like isoform X2 produces MAEIQAVSPAGSRSFIEPRPPSQSGSRSSSRVGFNESAHSRHSSGRIKYVPSHRPTSNARSTPSSSERPPSVRSLREKKDLNEYLSPIVKTAVRRWKRFHEQKVIERFKERRESKKQRVKDIKEEKKRLARRIPIDTLAVEWLNKNELTVDARAYLLDKLLPTLILGIEKLLMEAERRDLTEKNEANPNFNPLNYLAQYLMRNNPRYSNFPEASPYIRGMQEVTDELKQFVFSFEDNRLARVKAETRRKREHIERTEALKTQEKSRRSAHIRRHYKDWLLDPEGLVEQRAIQNSLTSFKEVLENLPEEFKKASSFLTELEKLDASEEQFNEEDFAQYLKNYVLKLAPELYDALMGHMAQCALAYRHAAVLEARRDILMSLFSDVDHADVGILNRHRVLGLFENFWENVPWSLKRHLRNPRKWPVIELTETDDTESLFSEGSSISSVKSSMKESEPAAPSEGTVQEETTGVDGMAPAVDRGEAPEEGVKDEVKQDDGPTVGEGEGSKFEGVAPGEEGVAPGGEGVAPSGEGVAPNGIDATLNGDGAAMGDEGSKESVEKEGGEDAKEGEATPVDVNNAKEATDDSNKETADDKNTKVEENKDSETQDSAEQQVESEPAKEESASGTGTGSDDKPEETTEGKEITKPEDATEVTAKEDTPPAEEVSSAEEEKMKDGGGDEVVMATETVIQANLVPDDAQKPVEESEQAEKTAEPVKSEEPAAPVAETAESTAETAEGTVAETAEPQSKEQEPTSTDGGATAAEVTAPEVAPGEAVSGDAVPAEIAGGEKEQTEEGTSDQAAPGAEGTQAGEDKLEEPTSAKDRGTLQPTTANTLTGRSTSVSFHEDAIKLKEEKADSEDRPKTPVKTPTVRSGSRSGSAFDESALNSSQFVQLVELFLGEDSPQYVVDALVKFITNGYVETEQEKFLRLQQARREAQSAKRCQMVDQLFDKWDNDGSGYLDLEEFHSIMAKFKDNMESRIMAKAKQKLEKEELDNRLSKPEFKAYIEAVCSLLPGGPDNFDPLIDFLMTSVERSYEERIRGQARKKWLASIIQAAETSAGSMQPVYKSVFNSLYKDADQHGRGKRISANIGLLERNDITPGRGLTCLRYVAATPDDAGFMLNKILFRDMKGISFSSIDSGKPIHVPRVQNHGNIMFWNPERADEKYKKISIDDYDPARDRQGSFLVIPLKDFRKRVFGLMGIDTLNDPHDKSIFITHEISFFQGVAKAFATAYQYVDVRRKTLRIAESAVSWIHRRSPHVQEINVFMVEPDDKIDDFVLRRMITTDKKGTITVHDRPPRLERKENLFRDYLFKTVDNSETVTADAYGQRHLAFPLRDIDGRCVALVDLSIGELKQLPGHENKEVQRMLKLLQAAHKEVSQESAGGDRKIVLEAEKGSDESRIDIMFDRIMLTDLRNTVSKLNAQAFAELKSYKDPPKVIHSILVSVLALFYRDKYEEGELDAWNTCKQFVNPELIKKIEEFDPTAEHIPGIVSMISGHLKDVPHGAVAKHGSLPAQNLYNWAFVCLSLLEHTSKMTRHKPPGVAPPPGTAASGEVRTVEQ; encoded by the exons atggcagaaatCCAGGCAGTTAGTCCTGCTGGTAGCCGAAGCTTCATTGAACCCCGCCCACCCTCTCAGTCAGGTTCCAGGTCATCATCAAGGGTAGGATTCAATGAGAGTGCTCACAGTAGACACAGTTCAGGAAGAATTAAATATGTACCCAGTCACCGTCCAACTTCCAATGCCAGGTCTACTCCATCGTCCTCAGAGAGACCTCCTTCTGTACGATCCTTGAGGGAAAAGAAAGATCTAAATGAGTACTTGAGTCCAATTGTCAAAACAGCCGTGAGGAGATGGAAGCGTTTCCATGAGCAGAAGGTGATAGAGCGCTTCAAGGAGAGACGAGAATCCAAGAAGCAACGTGTGAAGGATAtcaaggaagaaaagaagagactTGCCCGTCGTATTCCCATCGATACCTTAGCTGTTGAATGGCTCAacaaaaatgaattaactgTGGACGCTAGGGCTTATTTATTGGATAAACTGCTGCCAACACTTATCTTAGGCATTGAAAAGTTGCTCATGGAGGCTGAGAGGAGAGATCTGACAGAGAAAAATGAGGCAAATCCAAATTTCAATCCTCTGAACTATTTGGCACAATACTTGATGAGGAACAATCCTCGTTACAGCAATTTCCCAGAAGCTTCACCGTATATCAGGGGAATGCAAGAAGTCACAGATGAACTCAAGCAATTTGTCTTTTCATTTGAAGACAATAG GCTTGCCAGAGTCAAAGCAGAAACCAGGAGAAAGCGGGAGCACATAGAACGTACAGAAGCCTTGAAGACACAGGAAAAGAGTCGTAGATCTGCTCATATTCGCAGGCACTACAAAGATTGGCTTCTTGATCCTGAAGGCTTGGTAGAGCAGAGGGCTATTCAAAATTCATTAACATCCTTCAAAGAAGTCCTAGAAAACTTGCCAGAAGAATTCAAGAAAG CATCCAGCTTCCTCACAGAACTTGAGAAATTAGATGCCAGTGAAGAGCAGTTTAATGAGGAAGATTTTGCACAG TATCTCAAAAACTATGTCCTGAAGCTGGCCCCAGAACTTTATGATGCACTTATGGGTCACATGGCGCAGTGTGCCTTGGCATATCGACATGCTGCTGTGCTTGAGGCAAGACGGGACATTCTTATGTCACTCTTCAGTGATGTCGATCATGCTGACGTGGGTATTCTAAACAGACATAGAGTACTGGGACTCTTTGAGAACTTTTGGGAGAATGTGCCTTGGTCCCTCAAGCGTCATTTGAGAAATCCAAGAAAAT GGCCTGTGATAGAGCTCACCGAGACTGATGATACAGAGAGTCTTTTCTCCGAAGGGAGCTCCATCTCCTCTGTAAAGAGCAGCATGAAGGAATCTGAGCCTGCTGCACCTTCAGAAGGAACTGTTCAGGAGGAGACGACAGGGGTGGATGGGATGGCTCCAGCAGTTGATAGGGGAGAAGCTCCAGAAGAGGGGGTAAAGGATGAGGTAAAACAAGATGATGGTCCTACTGTTGGTGAAGGGGAGGGGTCAAAGTTTGAGGGTGTGGCACCAGGTGAAGAGGGTGTGGCACCTGGTGGAGAGGGTGTGGCACCTAGTGGAGAGGGTGTGGCACCTAATGGGATAGATGCAACACTGAATGGGGATGGTGCGGCAATGGGTGATGAGGGTAGTAAAGAGAGTGTTGAAAAGGAGGGAGGAGAGGATGCAAAAGAGGGAGAGGCAACACCTGTAGATGTAAACAATGCCAAAGAGGCAACAGATGATAGTAACAAGGAAACAGCCGATGACAAAAACACTAAGGTGGAGGAAAACAAAGATTCAGAGACTCAAGACTCTGCTGAGCAGCAGGTAGAATCAGAACCAGCCAAGGAGGAGAGCGCAAGTGGAACAGGCACAGGAAGTGATGACAAACCAGAAGAAACTACAGAAGGCAAAGAAATAACGAAACCTGAAGATGCAACAGAAGTGACAGCTAAGGAGGACACCCCTCCTGCAGAAGAAGTGTCATCCgctgaagaagaaaagatgaaGGATGGTGGAGGTGATGAGGTTGTCATGGCAACAGAAACTGTCATCCAGGCGAATCTTGTGCCAGATGATGCACAGAAACCGGTGGAG GAATCAGAACAAGCTGAGAAGACTGCAGAGCCTGTCAAATCAGAGGAACCTGCCGCACCTGTAGCAGAGACTGCTGAGAGCACAGCAGAGACTGCAGAGGGCACAGTAGCAGAGACTGCAGAACCACAGTCCAAAGAACAGGAACCAACTTCAACAGATGGAGGGGCAACAGCAGCAGAGGTGACAGCTCCAGAAGTCGCTCCTGGAGAGGCAGTGTCTGGAGATGCTGTACCTGCAGAGATTGCAGGAGGTGAAAAGGAACAGACTGAAGAGGGAACAAGTGATCAGGCTGCTCCAGGTGCAGAGGGTACCCAAGCTGGTG AAGACAAATTGGAGGAGCCCACATCAGCAAAAGATAGAGGTACCCTACAACCCACAACAGCCAATACATTGACAGGTCGTTCTACTAGTGTGTCATTCCATGAAGATGCTATCAAGCTCAAAGAGGAAAAGGCAGATAGTGAAG ACCGCCCCAAGACCCCCGTGAAGACCCCAACTGTTCGCAGTGGTTCAAGGTCAGGCAGTGCTTTTGATGAGAGTGCTCTCAACTCATCCCAGTTTGTCCAACTGGTAGAATTATTCCTTGGAGAAGATTCGCCTCAGTATGTTGTTGATGCCCTAGTGAAGTTCATTACAAATGGCTATGTTGAGACTGAACAGGAGAAATTCCTTCGATTACAACAG GCAAGACGGGAGGCTCAGTCTGCCAAACGATGTCAAATGGTGGATCAGCTCTTTGACAAGTGGGATAATGATGGATCAGGTTACCTGGATCTTGAGGAATTTCATTCTATcatggctaagttcaaagacaACATGGAATCCAGAATCATGGCTAAAG CCAAGCAGAAGCTGGAGAAGGAGGAGCTAGACAACCGTCTTAGCAAGCCAGAATTCAAAGCTTACATTGAGGCAGTTTGTTCTCTTCTACCAGGGGGTCCAGACAATTTTGATCCACTCATTGATTTCCTAATGACAAGTGTTGAG AGGTCATATGAGGAGAGGATCCGAGGTCAAGCCAGAAAGAAATGGTTAGCTTCAATCATCCAGGCAGCTGAGACGAGCGCTGGTAGCATGCAACCTGTCTATAAGagtgtcttcaactcactttaCAAG GATGCTGATCAGCATGGGCGAGGGAAGCGTATCAGTGCTAACATTGGTCTCTTAGAGAGGAATGATATCACTCCTGGGCGTGGTCTGACCTGCCTCCGTTATGTAGCTGCCACACCCGATGATGCTGGCTTCATGCTTAATAAGATCTTATTCAGAGATATGAAGGGGATCAG TTTCTCATCTATAGACAGTGGCAAACCTATTCATGTCCCTCGGGTGCAGAACCATGGTAATATAATGTTCTGGAATCCTGAGCGTGCTGATGAA AAATACAAGAAGATATcgattgatgattatgatcctGCCAGA GACCGACAAGGATCATTCTTAGTGATACCACTCAAAGATTTCCGGAAGCGTGTTTTTGGTTTGATGGGGATAGACACATTGAATGACCCTCATGATAAGAGTATCTTCATCACACATGAAATCAGCTTCTTCCAG ggTGTGGCCAAGGCATTTGCAACAGCCTACCAGTACGTTGACGTAAGACGAAAGACACTACGTATCGCAGAGAGTGCAGTCTCCTGGATCCATAGACGAAGTCCTCATGTCCAAGAGATCAATGTCTTTATGGTTGAACCTGATGATAAG ATTGATGATTTTGTACTACGTAGGATGATAACCACTGATAAGAAAGGAACTATCACAGTTCATGACCGCCCCCCTCGCTTGGAGCGCAAAGAAAACCTCTTCAG GGATTATCTCTTCAAGACAGTGGACAATTCTGAGACTGTGACAGCTGATGCCTATGGTCAGCGACATCTTGCCTTCCCTCTAAGAGATATTGATGGTCGTTGTGTTGCCCTGGTAGACCTGAGCATTGGTGAACTGAAACAACTCCCTGGCCATGAGAACAAGGAAGTCCAGAGGATGCTCAAACTCCTACAGGCGGCTCATAAAGAAGTCTCCCAGGAGTCTGCAGGAGGTGACAGGAAGATTGTCCTAG AGGCTGAGAAGGGGAGTGATGAATCCCGTATTGACATCATGTTTGATCGCATCATGTTAACTGACTTGCGAAACACTGTGAGTAAGCTGAATGCCCAGGCCTTTGCTGAACTCAAGAGCTACAAAGATCCTCCTAAGGTCATCCATAGTATTCTTGTCTCTGTCCTGGCTCTCTTCTACAGAGATAAGTATGAGGAAGGGGAGCTGGATGCATGGAATACATGCAAACAG TTTGTCAATCCCGAGCTGATCAAGAAGATTGAAGAGTTTGATCCTACTGCTGAACACATTCCTGGAATTGTCAGTATGATCTCTGGACATCTTAAAG ATGTACCCCATGGTGCGGTGGCAAAGCATGGTTCTCTACCAGCCCAGAATCTTTACAACTGGGCATTTGTTTGCCTCTCTCTCCTCGAACACACCAGTAAGATGACCAGACATAAACCACCTGGTGTGGCTCCACCCCCTGGAACAGCAGCCTCTGGTGAGGTCCGCACTGTGGAGCAGTAG
- the LOC129254890 gene encoding EF-hand calcium-binding domain-containing protein 5-like isoform X1, with the protein MAEIQAVSPAGSRSFIEPRPPSQSGSRSSSRVGFNESAHSRHSSGRIKYVPSHRPTSNARSTPSSSERPPSVRSLREKKDLNEYLSPIVKTAVRRWKRFHEQKVIERFKERRESKKQRVKDIKEEKKRLARRIPIDTLAVEWLNKNELTVDARAYLLDKLLPTLILGIEKLLMEAERRDLTEKNEANPNFNPLNYLAQYLMRNNPRYSNFPEASPYIRGMQEVTDELKQFVFSFEDNRLARVKAETRRKREHIERTEALKTQEKSRRSAHIRRHYKDWLLDPEGLVEQRAIQNSLTSFKEVLENLPEEFKKASSFLTELEKLDASEEQFNEEDFAQYLKNYVLKLAPELYDALMGHMAQCALAYRHAAVLEARRDILMSLFSDVDHADVGILNRHRVLGLFENFWENVPWSLKRHLRNPRKWPVIELTETDDTESLFSEGSSISSVKSSMKESEPAAPSEGTVQEETTGVDGMAPAVDRGEAPEEGVKDEVKQDDGPTVGEGEGSKFEGVAPGEEGVAPGGEGVAPSGEGVAPNGIDATLNGDGAAMGDEGSKESVEKEGGEDAKEGEATPVDVNNAKEATDDSNKETADDKNTKVEENKDSETQDSAEQQVESEPAKEESASGTGTGSDDKPEETTEGKEITKPEDATEVTAKEDTPPAEEVSSAEEEKMKDGGGDEVVMATETVIQANLVPDDAQKPVEESEQAEKTAEPVKSEEPAAPVAETAESTAETAEGTVAETAEPQSKEQEPTSTDGGATAAEVTAPEVAPGEAVSGDAVPAEIAGGEKEQTEEGTSDQAAPGAEGTQAGEDKLEEPTSAKDRGTLQPTTANTLTGRSTSVSFHEDAIKLKEEKADSEDRPKTPVKTPTVRSGSRSGSAFDESALNSSQFVQLVELFLGEDSPQYVVDALVKFITNGYVETEQEKFLRLQQARREAQSAKRCQMVDQLFDKWDNDGSGYLDLEEFHSIMAKFKDNMESRIMAKAKQKLEKEELDNRLSKPEFKAYIEAVCSLLPGGPDNFDPLIDFLMTSVERSYEERIRGQARKKWLASIIQAAETSAGSMQPVYKSVFNSLYKDADQHGRGKRISANIGLLERNDITPGRGLTCLRYVAATPDDAGFMLNKILFRDMKGISFSSIDSGKPIHVPRVQNHGNIMFWNPERADEKWDDEDFRPSFLEEKYKKISIDDYDPARDRQGSFLVIPLKDFRKRVFGLMGIDTLNDPHDKSIFITHEISFFQGVAKAFATAYQYVDVRRKTLRIAESAVSWIHRRSPHVQEINVFMVEPDDKIDDFVLRRMITTDKKGTITVHDRPPRLERKENLFRDYLFKTVDNSETVTADAYGQRHLAFPLRDIDGRCVALVDLSIGELKQLPGHENKEVQRMLKLLQAAHKEVSQESAGGDRKIVLEAEKGSDESRIDIMFDRIMLTDLRNTVSKLNAQAFAELKSYKDPPKVIHSILVSVLALFYRDKYEEGELDAWNTCKQFVNPELIKKIEEFDPTAEHIPGIVSMISGHLKDVPHGAVAKHGSLPAQNLYNWAFVCLSLLEHTSKMTRHKPPGVAPPPGTAASGEVRTVEQ; encoded by the exons atggcagaaatCCAGGCAGTTAGTCCTGCTGGTAGCCGAAGCTTCATTGAACCCCGCCCACCCTCTCAGTCAGGTTCCAGGTCATCATCAAGGGTAGGATTCAATGAGAGTGCTCACAGTAGACACAGTTCAGGAAGAATTAAATATGTACCCAGTCACCGTCCAACTTCCAATGCCAGGTCTACTCCATCGTCCTCAGAGAGACCTCCTTCTGTACGATCCTTGAGGGAAAAGAAAGATCTAAATGAGTACTTGAGTCCAATTGTCAAAACAGCCGTGAGGAGATGGAAGCGTTTCCATGAGCAGAAGGTGATAGAGCGCTTCAAGGAGAGACGAGAATCCAAGAAGCAACGTGTGAAGGATAtcaaggaagaaaagaagagactTGCCCGTCGTATTCCCATCGATACCTTAGCTGTTGAATGGCTCAacaaaaatgaattaactgTGGACGCTAGGGCTTATTTATTGGATAAACTGCTGCCAACACTTATCTTAGGCATTGAAAAGTTGCTCATGGAGGCTGAGAGGAGAGATCTGACAGAGAAAAATGAGGCAAATCCAAATTTCAATCCTCTGAACTATTTGGCACAATACTTGATGAGGAACAATCCTCGTTACAGCAATTTCCCAGAAGCTTCACCGTATATCAGGGGAATGCAAGAAGTCACAGATGAACTCAAGCAATTTGTCTTTTCATTTGAAGACAATAG GCTTGCCAGAGTCAAAGCAGAAACCAGGAGAAAGCGGGAGCACATAGAACGTACAGAAGCCTTGAAGACACAGGAAAAGAGTCGTAGATCTGCTCATATTCGCAGGCACTACAAAGATTGGCTTCTTGATCCTGAAGGCTTGGTAGAGCAGAGGGCTATTCAAAATTCATTAACATCCTTCAAAGAAGTCCTAGAAAACTTGCCAGAAGAATTCAAGAAAG CATCCAGCTTCCTCACAGAACTTGAGAAATTAGATGCCAGTGAAGAGCAGTTTAATGAGGAAGATTTTGCACAG TATCTCAAAAACTATGTCCTGAAGCTGGCCCCAGAACTTTATGATGCACTTATGGGTCACATGGCGCAGTGTGCCTTGGCATATCGACATGCTGCTGTGCTTGAGGCAAGACGGGACATTCTTATGTCACTCTTCAGTGATGTCGATCATGCTGACGTGGGTATTCTAAACAGACATAGAGTACTGGGACTCTTTGAGAACTTTTGGGAGAATGTGCCTTGGTCCCTCAAGCGTCATTTGAGAAATCCAAGAAAAT GGCCTGTGATAGAGCTCACCGAGACTGATGATACAGAGAGTCTTTTCTCCGAAGGGAGCTCCATCTCCTCTGTAAAGAGCAGCATGAAGGAATCTGAGCCTGCTGCACCTTCAGAAGGAACTGTTCAGGAGGAGACGACAGGGGTGGATGGGATGGCTCCAGCAGTTGATAGGGGAGAAGCTCCAGAAGAGGGGGTAAAGGATGAGGTAAAACAAGATGATGGTCCTACTGTTGGTGAAGGGGAGGGGTCAAAGTTTGAGGGTGTGGCACCAGGTGAAGAGGGTGTGGCACCTGGTGGAGAGGGTGTGGCACCTAGTGGAGAGGGTGTGGCACCTAATGGGATAGATGCAACACTGAATGGGGATGGTGCGGCAATGGGTGATGAGGGTAGTAAAGAGAGTGTTGAAAAGGAGGGAGGAGAGGATGCAAAAGAGGGAGAGGCAACACCTGTAGATGTAAACAATGCCAAAGAGGCAACAGATGATAGTAACAAGGAAACAGCCGATGACAAAAACACTAAGGTGGAGGAAAACAAAGATTCAGAGACTCAAGACTCTGCTGAGCAGCAGGTAGAATCAGAACCAGCCAAGGAGGAGAGCGCAAGTGGAACAGGCACAGGAAGTGATGACAAACCAGAAGAAACTACAGAAGGCAAAGAAATAACGAAACCTGAAGATGCAACAGAAGTGACAGCTAAGGAGGACACCCCTCCTGCAGAAGAAGTGTCATCCgctgaagaagaaaagatgaaGGATGGTGGAGGTGATGAGGTTGTCATGGCAACAGAAACTGTCATCCAGGCGAATCTTGTGCCAGATGATGCACAGAAACCGGTGGAG GAATCAGAACAAGCTGAGAAGACTGCAGAGCCTGTCAAATCAGAGGAACCTGCCGCACCTGTAGCAGAGACTGCTGAGAGCACAGCAGAGACTGCAGAGGGCACAGTAGCAGAGACTGCAGAACCACAGTCCAAAGAACAGGAACCAACTTCAACAGATGGAGGGGCAACAGCAGCAGAGGTGACAGCTCCAGAAGTCGCTCCTGGAGAGGCAGTGTCTGGAGATGCTGTACCTGCAGAGATTGCAGGAGGTGAAAAGGAACAGACTGAAGAGGGAACAAGTGATCAGGCTGCTCCAGGTGCAGAGGGTACCCAAGCTGGTG AAGACAAATTGGAGGAGCCCACATCAGCAAAAGATAGAGGTACCCTACAACCCACAACAGCCAATACATTGACAGGTCGTTCTACTAGTGTGTCATTCCATGAAGATGCTATCAAGCTCAAAGAGGAAAAGGCAGATAGTGAAG ACCGCCCCAAGACCCCCGTGAAGACCCCAACTGTTCGCAGTGGTTCAAGGTCAGGCAGTGCTTTTGATGAGAGTGCTCTCAACTCATCCCAGTTTGTCCAACTGGTAGAATTATTCCTTGGAGAAGATTCGCCTCAGTATGTTGTTGATGCCCTAGTGAAGTTCATTACAAATGGCTATGTTGAGACTGAACAGGAGAAATTCCTTCGATTACAACAG GCAAGACGGGAGGCTCAGTCTGCCAAACGATGTCAAATGGTGGATCAGCTCTTTGACAAGTGGGATAATGATGGATCAGGTTACCTGGATCTTGAGGAATTTCATTCTATcatggctaagttcaaagacaACATGGAATCCAGAATCATGGCTAAAG CCAAGCAGAAGCTGGAGAAGGAGGAGCTAGACAACCGTCTTAGCAAGCCAGAATTCAAAGCTTACATTGAGGCAGTTTGTTCTCTTCTACCAGGGGGTCCAGACAATTTTGATCCACTCATTGATTTCCTAATGACAAGTGTTGAG AGGTCATATGAGGAGAGGATCCGAGGTCAAGCCAGAAAGAAATGGTTAGCTTCAATCATCCAGGCAGCTGAGACGAGCGCTGGTAGCATGCAACCTGTCTATAAGagtgtcttcaactcactttaCAAG GATGCTGATCAGCATGGGCGAGGGAAGCGTATCAGTGCTAACATTGGTCTCTTAGAGAGGAATGATATCACTCCTGGGCGTGGTCTGACCTGCCTCCGTTATGTAGCTGCCACACCCGATGATGCTGGCTTCATGCTTAATAAGATCTTATTCAGAGATATGAAGGGGATCAG TTTCTCATCTATAGACAGTGGCAAACCTATTCATGTCCCTCGGGTGCAGAACCATGGTAATATAATGTTCTGGAATCCTGAGCGTGCTGATGAA AAATGGGATGACGAAGACTTTCGGCCATCTTTTCTCGAGGAG AAATACAAGAAGATATcgattgatgattatgatcctGCCAGA GACCGACAAGGATCATTCTTAGTGATACCACTCAAAGATTTCCGGAAGCGTGTTTTTGGTTTGATGGGGATAGACACATTGAATGACCCTCATGATAAGAGTATCTTCATCACACATGAAATCAGCTTCTTCCAG ggTGTGGCCAAGGCATTTGCAACAGCCTACCAGTACGTTGACGTAAGACGAAAGACACTACGTATCGCAGAGAGTGCAGTCTCCTGGATCCATAGACGAAGTCCTCATGTCCAAGAGATCAATGTCTTTATGGTTGAACCTGATGATAAG ATTGATGATTTTGTACTACGTAGGATGATAACCACTGATAAGAAAGGAACTATCACAGTTCATGACCGCCCCCCTCGCTTGGAGCGCAAAGAAAACCTCTTCAG GGATTATCTCTTCAAGACAGTGGACAATTCTGAGACTGTGACAGCTGATGCCTATGGTCAGCGACATCTTGCCTTCCCTCTAAGAGATATTGATGGTCGTTGTGTTGCCCTGGTAGACCTGAGCATTGGTGAACTGAAACAACTCCCTGGCCATGAGAACAAGGAAGTCCAGAGGATGCTCAAACTCCTACAGGCGGCTCATAAAGAAGTCTCCCAGGAGTCTGCAGGAGGTGACAGGAAGATTGTCCTAG AGGCTGAGAAGGGGAGTGATGAATCCCGTATTGACATCATGTTTGATCGCATCATGTTAACTGACTTGCGAAACACTGTGAGTAAGCTGAATGCCCAGGCCTTTGCTGAACTCAAGAGCTACAAAGATCCTCCTAAGGTCATCCATAGTATTCTTGTCTCTGTCCTGGCTCTCTTCTACAGAGATAAGTATGAGGAAGGGGAGCTGGATGCATGGAATACATGCAAACAG TTTGTCAATCCCGAGCTGATCAAGAAGATTGAAGAGTTTGATCCTACTGCTGAACACATTCCTGGAATTGTCAGTATGATCTCTGGACATCTTAAAG ATGTACCCCATGGTGCGGTGGCAAAGCATGGTTCTCTACCAGCCCAGAATCTTTACAACTGGGCATTTGTTTGCCTCTCTCTCCTCGAACACACCAGTAAGATGACCAGACATAAACCACCTGGTGTGGCTCCACCCCCTGGAACAGCAGCCTCTGGTGAGGTCCGCACTGTGGAGCAGTAG